The proteins below are encoded in one region of Mycobacterium shinjukuense:
- a CDS encoding acyl-CoA dehydrogenase, with protein sequence MGHYIANVRDLEFNLLEVLDIGAVLGTGRYSDLDVDTVRTILAEAARLAEGPIAESFAYADRNPPVFDPETHSISVPDELAKTVDTIKEAGWWRLGLAEEIGGMPAPPPLAWAVNEMIYCANPSACFFNLGPVLAQSLYIEGNEEQRRWAAEGVQRGWQATMVLTEPDAGSDVGAGRTKAVEQPDGTWHIEGVKRFISGGDVGDTAENIFHLVLARPVGAGPGTKGLSLFYVPNYLFDPETFELGARNGVYVTGLEHKMGLKSSPTCELTFGATDVPAVGYLVGGVHDGIAQMFTVIEHARMTIGVKSAGTLSTGYLNALAYAKERVQGADLTQMTDKTAPRVTIMHHPDVRRSLMTQKAYAEGLRALYLYAAAHQDDEVAHRVSGADHDMAHRVDDLLLPIVKGVGSERAYEILTESLQTLGGSGFLTDYPIEQYIRDAKIDSLYEGTTAIQALDFFFRKIIRDHGQALQHVTAQITRTIDNADESLKPVAERLQTALEDVTAMTGTLTGHLMSAAQHPTDIYKVGLGSVRFLLAVGDLLIGWRLLVQAGVARAALAASPSKADEAFYRGKIAVATFFANNMLPNLTGVRTVLENIDDDIMRVPEDAF encoded by the coding sequence TTGGGACACTACATCGCCAATGTCCGCGATCTCGAGTTCAACCTGCTCGAAGTCCTTGATATCGGCGCGGTCCTGGGCACCGGACGCTACAGCGATCTCGACGTCGACACGGTCCGCACCATCTTGGCCGAAGCGGCGCGGCTGGCCGAGGGTCCGATCGCCGAATCCTTCGCCTACGCCGACCGCAACCCCCCGGTCTTCGACCCGGAGACCCACTCCATCAGCGTGCCCGACGAATTGGCCAAGACGGTGGACACCATCAAAGAGGCCGGGTGGTGGCGGCTGGGCCTGGCCGAGGAGATCGGTGGCATGCCCGCGCCGCCGCCGCTGGCATGGGCCGTCAACGAAATGATCTACTGCGCCAACCCGTCGGCATGCTTCTTCAACCTGGGCCCGGTGTTGGCCCAGTCCCTCTACATCGAGGGCAACGAGGAGCAACGCCGGTGGGCGGCCGAGGGAGTGCAGCGCGGCTGGCAGGCCACCATGGTGCTCACCGAACCGGACGCCGGCTCCGACGTCGGTGCCGGACGAACCAAGGCCGTCGAACAACCCGACGGCACCTGGCACATCGAGGGCGTCAAACGGTTCATCTCCGGAGGCGACGTCGGCGACACCGCCGAGAACATTTTCCATCTGGTGTTGGCCCGCCCCGTTGGCGCCGGCCCGGGCACCAAAGGGTTGAGCCTGTTCTACGTTCCCAACTACCTCTTCGACCCCGAGACGTTCGAGCTCGGTGCGCGCAACGGCGTCTATGTCACCGGCCTGGAACACAAGATGGGCTTGAAGTCCTCGCCGACGTGCGAGTTGACGTTCGGGGCCACCGACGTGCCCGCCGTCGGCTACCTCGTCGGCGGCGTGCACGACGGGATCGCGCAGATGTTCACCGTGATCGAGCACGCCCGCATGACCATCGGCGTCAAATCCGCCGGCACCCTGTCGACGGGCTACCTGAACGCGCTGGCCTATGCCAAGGAGCGGGTGCAGGGTGCGGATCTGACCCAGATGACCGACAAGACGGCGCCGCGGGTCACCATCATGCACCACCCCGACGTGCGCCGCAGCCTGATGACCCAAAAGGCCTACGCCGAGGGCCTGCGGGCGCTGTATCTGTACGCCGCCGCGCACCAGGACGACGAAGTCGCCCACCGGGTTTCGGGTGCCGACCACGACATGGCGCATCGCGTGGACGATCTGCTGCTACCCATCGTCAAAGGCGTGGGCTCGGAACGTGCCTACGAGATACTGACCGAGTCCCTGCAGACGCTGGGCGGCTCGGGCTTCTTGACCGACTACCCCATTGAGCAATACATCCGCGACGCCAAGATCGATTCCCTCTACGAGGGCACCACCGCCATCCAGGCGCTGGACTTCTTCTTCCGCAAGATCATTCGCGACCACGGCCAGGCCCTGCAGCATGTGACCGCGCAGATCACGCGCACCATCGACAACGCTGACGAGTCTTTGAAGCCGGTGGCCGAACGGCTGCAAACCGCGCTGGAGGACGTCACCGCGATGACCGGAACCCTGACCGGGCACCTGATGTCCGCCGCGCAACACCCCACGGACATCTACAAGGTGGGGTTGGGTTCGGTGCGATTCCTGCTCGCCGTCGGCGACTTGCTCATCGGCTGGCGACTGCTGGTGCAAGCCGGCGTGGCTCGTGCCGCACTTGCCGCCTCGCCGTCGAAGGCCGACGAGGCGTTCTACCGAGGCAAGATCGCGGTGGCGACCTTCTTCGCCAACAACATGCTGCCGAATCTGACCGGGGTGCGCACCGTCCTGGAAAACATCGACGACGACATCATGCGCGTGCCCGAAGACGCGTTCTGA
- a CDS encoding PE-PGRS family ubiquitin-binding protein, which translates to MSFVVANTELVSAAAGNLARIGSMLDAANSAAAAQTTAVAAAGADEVSAAVAAVFAAHGQCYQALSAQAAAFHSQFVQALSGGAQAYAAAEATNFGPLQPLFDVINAPTLALLNRPLIGNGADGTAANPNGQAGGLLIGNGGNGFSPAAGPGGNGGAAGLLGHGGNGGVGALGANGGAGGAGGWLFGNGGAGGNSGGGGGAGGIGGSAVLIGAGGAGGVSPNGMGAGGSGGNGGLIYGNGGAGASSFLGGGGGGGRAFLFGDGGAGGAALSAGSAGRGGDAGFFYGNGGAGGSGAGGASSANGGAGGQAGLFGNGGEGGDGGALGGNGGSGGNAQLIGNGGNGGDGGGAGAPGLGGTGGLLLGLPGANGT; encoded by the coding sequence ATGTCGTTCGTGGTCGCCAATACGGAATTGGTGTCGGCGGCGGCGGGAAACCTGGCCCGCATCGGGTCGATGCTTGACGCCGCCAACTCGGCGGCGGCGGCCCAGACCACCGCCGTGGCGGCCGCGGGTGCCGACGAGGTGTCGGCCGCGGTCGCGGCGGTCTTCGCCGCGCACGGCCAGTGTTATCAGGCGCTCAGCGCCCAGGCCGCGGCGTTTCACAGCCAGTTCGTGCAAGCCCTGTCCGGCGGCGCGCAGGCGTACGCCGCCGCGGAGGCCACCAACTTTGGCCCCTTGCAGCCGCTATTCGACGTCATCAACGCGCCCACCCTGGCGCTGTTGAACCGTCCACTGATCGGCAACGGCGCCGATGGGACGGCGGCGAACCCCAACGGCCAGGCCGGCGGACTCCTGATCGGCAATGGCGGCAACGGCTTCTCGCCCGCTGCCGGCCCCGGCGGCAACGGCGGCGCCGCCGGACTGCTGGGCCACGGCGGCAACGGCGGCGTGGGCGCCCTGGGCGCGAACGGCGGCGCCGGCGGCGCCGGCGGGTGGCTGTTCGGCAACGGCGGTGCCGGCGGCAATAGCGGCGGCGGCGGCGGCGCCGGCGGTATCGGTGGCTCCGCTGTGCTAATCGGGGCCGGCGGCGCGGGTGGTGTCAGCCCCAACGGCATGGGAGCCGGTGGCTCTGGAGGCAACGGCGGGCTGATTTACGGCAACGGCGGTGCTGGCGCCAGCAGCTTCCTCGGCGGAGGTGGCGGCGGCGGCAGGGCCTTCCTGTTCGGCGACGGTGGTGCCGGCGGGGCAGCCTTATCCGCGGGTAGCGCTGGGCGTGGCGGCGATGCCGGGTTCTTCTATGGCAACGGCGGCGCCGGCGGCAGCGGAGCCGGGGGGGCATCGAGCGCCAACGGCGGGGCCGGCGGCCAGGCCGGGTTGTTTGGCAACGGCGGGGAAGGCGGCGATGGCGGCGCGTTGGGCGGCAACGGCGGCAGCGGTGGCAACGCTCAGCTGATCGGTAACGGCGGCAACGGCGGCGACGGCGGCGGGGCCGGCGCCCCCGGGCTCGGCGGCACGGGCGGGCTGCTGCTCGGCCTGCCCGGCGCGAACGGAACATAG